The following proteins come from a genomic window of Nothobranchius furzeri strain GRZ-AD chromosome 1, NfurGRZ-RIMD1, whole genome shotgun sequence:
- the cct2 gene encoding T-complex protein 1 subunit beta has translation MASLSMAPVNIFRHGADEEKAETARLSSFVGAIAIGDLVKSTLGPKGMDKILLSGGKGGTVTVTNDGATILKAIGVDNPAAKVLVDMSKVQDDEVGDGTTSVTVLAAELLREAELLIARKIHPQTIISGWRKATLAAREALRDAAADHSNDPARFQEDLLNISRTTLSSKLLTHHKDHFAKLAVDAVMRLKGSGNLEAIHVIKKLGASLTDSYLDEGFLLDKKIGVNQPKRLENANILIANTGMDTDKIKIFGSRVRVDSTAKVAEIELAEKQKMKEKVDRILKHGINCFINRQLIYNYPEQLFAQAGVMAIEHADFAGVERLALVTGGEITSTFDHPELVKLGRCKLIEEVMIGEDTLIHFSGVAMGEACTVVLRGATQQILDEAERSLHDALCVLAQTVKEPRTVYGGGCSEMLMAKVVSDLANRTPGKEAAAMESFAKALRMLPTIIADNAGYDSADLVAQLRAAHQDNKTTFGLNMSNGTIGDMVELGITESFQVKRQMLLSASEAAEMILRVDNIIKAAPRKRVPDHHPC, from the exons ATG GCGTCCTTATCGATGGCCCCGGTAAACATCTTCAGACATGGAGCCGATGAAGAAAAAGCTGAAACTGCTCGACTG TCGTCCTTCGTGGGCGCCATTGCCATCGGAGACCTAGTGAAGAGCACCCTGGGGCCAAAGGGGATG GATAAGATCCTACTGAGTGGAGGAAAAGGCGGGACGGTGACAGTGACCAACGATGGAGCGACCATCCTGAAGGCCATCGGTGTGGACAACCCAGCTGCCAAAGTTCTGGTTG ACATGTCGAAGGTTCAGGATGACGAGGTCGGAGATGGGACGACGTCCGTCACGGTGCTCGCTGCTGAGCTGCTGCGG GAGGCGGAGCTTCTCATTGCCAGGAAGATACACCCTCAGACGATCATCTCTGGCTGGAGGAAGGCGACTCTGGCGGCCCGAGAGGCTCTGAGGGACGCCGCTGCTGACCACAG CAACGACCCGGCTCGTTTCCAGGAGGACCTGCTGAACATCTCCCGCACCACGCTGTCCTCCAAACTCCTGACTCACCACAAAGATCACTTTGCCAAGCTGGCGGTGGACGCCGTCATGAGGCTGAAGGGCTCCGGGAACCTGGAGGCCATCCACGTCATCAAGAAGTTGGGGGCGAGCCTCACTGACTCCTACCTGGATGAAG GTTTCCTGCTGGATAAGAAGATTGGAGTGAACCAACCGAAGAGACTGGAAAACGCCAACATTCTCATCGCCAACACGGGAATGGACACCGACAAGATCAAG ATCTTTGGCTCCAGGGTTCGCGTCGACTCCACGGCAAAGGTCGCTGAGATCGAACTCGCAGAGAAACAGAAGATGAAGGAGAAGGTTGATCGAATCCTGAAACACGGCATCAACTGCTTCATCAACAG GCAGCTGATCTACAACTACCCAGAGCAGCTGTTCGCCCAGGCGGGTGTCATGGCCATCGAGCATGCTGACTTTGCTGGCGTGGAGCGCCTCGCCCTCGTCACCG GCGGCGAGATCACCTCCACCTTCGACCACCCGGAGCTCGTCAAGCTCGGCCGCTGCAAACTGATCGAGGAAGTGATGATCGGGGAGGACACGCTCATCCACTTCTCTGGGGTCGCCATGg GTGAGGCGTGCACCGTCGTCCTGCGAGGAGCGACTCAGCAGATTCTGGACGAAGCGGAGCGCTCACTGCACGACGCTCTGTGCGTGTTAGCTCAGACCGTCAAGGAGCCGCGCACTGTTTATGGAGGAG GCTGCTCCGAGATGCTGATGGCGAAGGTGGTGAGTGATCTGGCCAATAGGACGCCAGGAAAAGAGGCAGCCGCCATGGAGTCGTTTGCCAAGGCCCTGAGGATG CTGCCGACCATCATCGCAGACAACGCCGGCTACGACAGCGCCGACCTGGTGGCCCAGCTGAGAGCTGCGCATCAGGACAACAAGACCACGTTTGGGCTGA ACATGTCCAACGGGACCATCGGAGACATGGTGGAACTCGGAATCACCGAGTCGTTCCAGGTGAAGCGTCAGATGCTGCTGAGCGCCTCCGAGGCGGCCGAGATGATCCTGAGAGTGGACAACATCATCAAAGCCGCTCCCAG GAAGCGAGTTCCCGACCATCATCCCTGTTAG